One part of the Muntiacus reevesi chromosome 18, mMunRee1.1, whole genome shotgun sequence genome encodes these proteins:
- the KCNJ12 gene encoding ATP-sensitive inward rectifier potassium channel 12 encodes MTASGRTNPYSIVSSEEDGLHLVTMSGANGFGNGKVHTRRRCRNRFVKKNGQCNIEFANMDEKSQRYLADMFTTCVDIRWRYMLLIFSLAFLASWLLFGVIFWVIAVAHGDLEPAEAHGRTPCVLQVHGFMAAFLFSIETQTTIGYGLRCVTEECPVAVFMVVAQSIVGCIIDSFMIGAIMAKMARPKKRAQTLLFSHNAVVALRDGKLCLMWRVGNLRKSHIVEAHVRAQLIKPRVTEEGEYIPLDQIDIDVGFDKGLDRIFLVSPITILHEIDEASPLFGISRQDLETDDFEIVVILEGMVEATAMTTQARSSYLANEILWGHRFEPVLFEEKNQYKIDYSHFHKTYEVPSTPRCSAKDLVENKFLLPSTNSFCYENELAFLSRDEEDEVDGEQDSLGPQARRDFDRPQASTALEQRPYRRESEI; translated from the coding sequence ATGACTGCGTCCGGCCGCACAAACCCCTACAGCATCGTGTCTTCAGAGGAGGACGGGCTGCACCTGGTCACCATGTCGGGCGCCAACGGCTTCGGCAATGGCAAGGTGCACACGCGGCGCCGGTGCCGGAATCGCTTCGTCAAGAAGAACGGCCAGTGCAACATCGAGTTCGCCAACATGGATGAGAAGTCGCAGCGCTACCTGGCGGACATGTTCACCACGTGCGTGGACATCCGCTGGCGCTACATGCTGCTCATCTTCTCGCTGGCCTTCCTCGCCTCCTGGTTGCTGTTCGGGGTCATCTTCTGGGTCATTGCGGTGGCCCACGGGGACCTGGAGCCCGCGGAGGCGCACGGCCGCACGCCGTGCGTGCTGCAGGTACACGGCTTCATGGCAGCCTTCCTCTTCTCCATCGAGACGCAGACCACCATCGGCTACGGGCTGCGCTGCGTGACCGAGGAGTGCCCGGTGGCCGTGTTCATGGTGGTGGCGCAGTCCATCGTGGGCTGCATCATCGACTCCTTCATGATTGGCGCCATCATGGCCAAGATGGCGCGGCCCAAGAAGCGCGCGCAGACGCTGCTCTTCAGCCACAATGCGGTGGTGGCGCTGCGTGACGGCAAGCTCTGCCTCATGTGGCGCGTGGGCAATCTACGCAAGAGCCACATCGTGGAGGCCCACGTGCGCGCCCAGCTCATCAAGCCCCGGGTCACGGAGGAGGGCGAGTACATCCCGCTGGACCAGATCGACATTGATGTCGGCTTTGACAAGGGCCTGGACCGCATCTTCCTGGTGTCTCCCATCACCATCCTGCACGAGATTGACGAGGCCAGCCCTCTGTTCGGCATCAGCCGGCAGGACCTGGAAACGGATGACTTCGAGATCGTGGTCATCCTGGAGGGCATGGTGGAGGCCACGGCCATGACCACGCAGGCCCGCAGCTCCTACCTGGCCAACGAGATCCTGTGGGGCCACCGCTTTGAGCCTGTCCTCTTTGAGGAGAAGAACCAGTACAAGATCGACTACTCGCATTTCCACAAGACCTACGAGGTGCCATCCACGCCCCGCTGCAGTGCCAAGGACCTGGTGGAGAACAAGTTCCTGCTGCCAAGCACCAACTCCTTCTGCTATGAGAATGAGCTGGCCTTCCTGAGCCGTGACGAGGAGGACGAGGTGGACGGAGAGCAAGACAGCCTCGGCCCCCAGGCCAGGCGTGACTTTGACAGGCCGCAGGCCAGCACAGCCCTTGAGCAGCGGCCTTACAGACGGGAGTCTGAGATCTGA